The following are from one region of the Mycolicibacterium helvum genome:
- a CDS encoding DUF4185 domain-containing protein — protein sequence MTGQSNTASPGTGWPQTNNTAGFGIWGTDLGIMWENGLTGNIQLAFGDTFSGPNMTGDWRSNVLLLSQDKNLTNGLTLLQTGYAYQFIPSSSSALFPIFNSEVTIIPTSAISVANQQYVNYMSVKSWDSPGRWTTNYSAISMYNEATDKWVLLPSTIRSASWFGSSKPYVPGNQNFQQAAYVLEPADQVAEGDTQYLYAFGTPSGRAGSAYLSRVAVDDVDNLAKYQYWNGKNWVTGKPVAATPIIGDSTRSAGLFGPIIDWANNPKVLGGILGGLFGAKTGGNVSEMSVQYNDYLGKYVMMYADGNNNIQMRYADEPNGQWSAPITVATSATYPGLYAPMIHPWSGTGKLVDNNGNPDDSNLYWNMSLWGNYNVVLMKTDLSSLKSTLV from the coding sequence GTGACGGGCCAGTCCAACACCGCCTCTCCCGGGACCGGCTGGCCGCAGACCAATAACACCGCCGGCTTCGGGATCTGGGGTACCGACCTCGGGATCATGTGGGAGAACGGTCTGACCGGCAACATTCAGCTCGCGTTCGGTGACACCTTCAGCGGGCCGAACATGACCGGCGACTGGCGCTCCAACGTCCTACTGCTCAGCCAGGACAAGAACCTCACCAACGGCCTGACCCTGCTGCAGACCGGGTACGCCTACCAATTCATCCCGAGCTCTTCGAGTGCGCTGTTCCCGATCTTCAACTCCGAGGTGACGATCATCCCGACCTCGGCCATCTCGGTCGCCAACCAGCAGTACGTCAACTACATGTCGGTCAAGTCCTGGGACAGCCCGGGCCGCTGGACCACCAACTATTCGGCGATCTCGATGTACAACGAGGCCACCGACAAGTGGGTGCTGCTGCCCTCGACCATCCGGTCGGCGAGCTGGTTCGGCTCGTCGAAACCGTACGTCCCCGGCAACCAGAACTTCCAACAGGCCGCCTACGTCCTCGAGCCCGCCGACCAGGTCGCCGAAGGCGATACCCAGTACCTCTACGCGTTCGGCACGCCGTCGGGACGCGCCGGCTCGGCCTACCTGTCCCGGGTTGCCGTCGACGACGTCGACAATCTGGCCAAGTACCAGTACTGGAACGGAAAGAACTGGGTGACCGGCAAGCCCGTCGCCGCCACGCCGATCATCGGCGATTCCACCCGTTCTGCAGGCCTTTTCGGTCCCATCATCGACTGGGCCAACAATCCCAAGGTGCTGGGCGGCATTCTCGGCGGCCTCTTCGGTGCCAAGACAGGCGGGAACGTCAGCGAGATGTCGGTGCAGTACAACGACTATCTCGGCAAGTACGTGATGATGTACGCCGACGGCAATAACAACATTCAGATGCGCTATGCCGACGAGCCCAACGGCCAGTGGTCGGCACCGATCACGGTGGCGACCTCGGCGACGTACCCAGGCTTGTACGCGCCGATGATTCACCCGTGGTCGGGCACCGGAAAGCTGGTCGACAACAACGGAAATCCCGACGACAGCAACCTGTACTGGAACATGTCGCTGTGGGGCAACTACAACGTCGTCCTGATGAAGACCGACCTGTCTTCGCTGAAGTCCACGCTGGTCTAG
- the crtI gene encoding phytoene desaturase family protein, translating to MRTVPGATDHVVVIGAGLSGLSAALHLTGRGRSVTVVERHPFPGGRMGQSDIDGYRIDTGPTVLTMPDIIADAFAAVGASVADHLDLMPVEPAYRANFADGSALDVHADAAAMAAAIEDFAGPEQAGGYLRLRDWLAELYRLEFDGFIAANFTSPLSLLTPQLARLAAIGGFRGWERMVSRFVSDERVQRLFTFQALYAGVPPQRAMAAYAVIAYMDTVAGVYFPRGGMRAVPEAMAAVAATAGVKFRYGGCVTALERTGSRVTAVHAGDDRIACDAVILTTELPLTYELLGRSPRRLVKVRPAPSAVVAHVGVPAVGERLAHHNISFGGKWAGTFDEIIRDGVLMSDPSLLVTRPTAGDPSLAPPGRDLLYVLAPAPNLEVGMVDWDSIGQSYAREVVDVAIARLMPGLDAEVLDVVTPADWGRQGMIAGTPFALAHTFAQTGPFRPANMVRGVANAVLAGGSTVPGVGMPTALISGRLAADRITGVVEDPSGNRAIVSSGSR from the coding sequence ATGCGTACGGTCCCGGGCGCGACTGACCACGTCGTGGTGATCGGCGCGGGCCTATCAGGGCTGTCGGCTGCGCTACACCTCACCGGCCGCGGCCGCTCGGTCACCGTGGTCGAACGTCACCCGTTCCCGGGCGGACGCATGGGCCAGTCCGACATCGACGGGTACCGGATCGACACCGGCCCGACTGTCCTGACCATGCCCGACATCATCGCCGATGCGTTCGCCGCGGTCGGCGCGTCGGTGGCCGACCATCTCGACCTCATGCCCGTCGAGCCTGCCTACCGGGCCAACTTCGCCGACGGCAGCGCGCTGGACGTGCACGCCGACGCGGCCGCGATGGCTGCCGCGATCGAAGACTTCGCCGGTCCCGAGCAGGCCGGCGGATATCTACGGCTGCGTGACTGGCTCGCCGAGCTCTACCGGCTGGAGTTCGACGGCTTCATCGCCGCCAACTTCACCTCACCGCTGTCACTGCTGACCCCACAGCTGGCCCGGCTGGCCGCGATCGGCGGCTTCCGGGGCTGGGAACGGATGGTCAGCCGGTTCGTCTCCGATGAACGCGTGCAGCGGCTCTTCACCTTCCAGGCGCTCTACGCCGGTGTGCCGCCGCAACGGGCGATGGCCGCCTACGCGGTGATTGCCTACATGGATACCGTTGCAGGCGTGTACTTTCCGCGTGGGGGCATGCGGGCGGTGCCAGAAGCGATGGCGGCCGTCGCCGCTACGGCAGGGGTGAAGTTCCGGTACGGCGGATGCGTGACCGCGCTGGAGCGCACCGGCTCGCGGGTGACTGCGGTGCACGCAGGAGATGACCGAATTGCCTGTGACGCGGTGATTCTCACGACCGAACTTCCGCTGACCTATGAGTTGCTTGGACGCTCACCCCGGCGCCTGGTCAAGGTACGCCCGGCCCCGTCGGCGGTTGTCGCGCACGTCGGCGTGCCTGCGGTCGGTGAGCGCCTGGCGCATCACAACATCAGCTTCGGGGGCAAGTGGGCCGGCACGTTCGACGAGATCATCCGGGACGGGGTACTGATGAGCGATCCGTCGCTCTTGGTGACCAGGCCGACCGCAGGGGATCCGAGCCTCGCCCCGCCCGGGCGCGATCTGCTCTATGTTCTGGCGCCTGCCCCGAATCTCGAAGTGGGCATGGTCGATTGGGATTCGATCGGGCAGAGCTACGCGCGTGAGGTGGTGGACGTCGCCATCGCACGGCTGATGCCCGGGCTTGACGCAGAGGTTCTCGACGTCGTCACGCCCGCCGACTGGGGCCGTCAGGGCATGATTGCGGGCACACCGTTCGCGTTGGCACACACGTTCGCCCAGACCGGTCCGTTTCGACCCGCCAACATGGTCCGCGGCGTAGCGAACGCCGTGCTGGCCGGTGGATCGACCGTGCCGGGCGTGGGGATGCCCACCGCGCTCATCTCCGGGCGGTTGGCCGCCGACCGTATTACCGGGGTCGTCGAGGATCCCTCGGGCAACCGCGCCATCGTCAGCTCCGGAAGCAGGTAG
- a CDS encoding MmpS family protein, with product MVKALRRAWIPLVIVIVVALAGFGVFRLHGIFGKTELTRPGSGLANDTKPFNPKQVTYQIFGPQGAVATINYLDLDAQPQIARDIALPWSLTLTTTAPAASANIVAQGDTDTIGCRILVDGVLKDEKTSTGVNAQTFCLVKSA from the coding sequence ATGGTCAAGGCATTGAGGCGGGCGTGGATCCCGCTGGTCATAGTGATCGTGGTGGCTCTTGCCGGTTTCGGCGTATTCCGGCTGCACGGAATCTTCGGCAAGACCGAACTGACCCGGCCTGGCAGCGGCCTGGCCAACGACACCAAACCGTTCAACCCCAAGCAGGTGACGTACCAGATCTTCGGCCCGCAGGGCGCGGTGGCAACCATCAACTACCTCGACCTCGACGCGCAGCCGCAGATTGCCCGCGACATCGCACTGCCCTGGTCGCTCACCCTCACCACGACCGCTCCGGCCGCCAGCGCCAATATCGTGGCCCAGGGCGATACCGACACGATCGGCTGCCGCATCCTGGTCGACGGTGTACTCAAGGATGAGAAGACCTCGACCGGTGTGAACGCCCAGACCTTTTGCCTGGTGAAGTCCGCATGA
- a CDS encoding SRPBCC family protein yields MGIVTTSSETAFSQPPETLYDFVTNPANWTKTYPGSNYVGKLDALPLAVGDTWEEGGPDGDRIFTWQLAIAVRPKLWVFSSVGRLGHDREGNGGMEGRITVQYHFTTPGEGITLFTRTMTIEAPKDAPMPDGFFRIVNPANIDRYHAAIARELTTIS; encoded by the coding sequence TTGGGCATCGTGACCACGAGCTCGGAGACGGCGTTCAGCCAGCCACCGGAGACGCTCTACGACTTCGTCACCAATCCCGCCAACTGGACCAAGACGTATCCCGGAAGCAATTACGTCGGCAAGCTCGACGCGTTGCCGCTGGCGGTCGGCGACACCTGGGAAGAGGGCGGTCCCGATGGGGACCGCATCTTCACCTGGCAGCTGGCGATCGCCGTGCGCCCCAAGCTGTGGGTGTTCAGTTCGGTAGGCCGGTTAGGCCACGATCGCGAGGGCAACGGTGGCATGGAGGGGCGGATCACCGTCCAGTACCACTTCACGACACCAGGAGAGGGCATCACGTTGTTCACCCGGACGATGACCATCGAGGCGCCGAAGGACGCACCGATGCCTGACGGGTTCTTCCGAATCGTCAACCCCGCCAACATCGACCGCTATCACGCCGCGATCGCGCGGGAGCTCACGACAATCAGTTGA
- a CDS encoding lycopene cyclase domain-containing protein, producing MMDRWQYLIVLGACLLITAPLEIFGSGVYRQPVRLLLSVGPVALVFVAWDAIAIAGHVWTYNPRYISGIDVGFSIPLEELLFFIAIPVCGLLTYSAVSAILAMPRGRR from the coding sequence CTGATGGATCGTTGGCAGTACCTGATCGTGCTGGGCGCCTGCCTGCTGATCACGGCGCCGCTCGAGATCTTCGGATCCGGGGTCTACCGCCAACCGGTGCGACTGCTGTTGTCGGTCGGCCCGGTCGCGCTGGTGTTCGTCGCCTGGGATGCGATCGCGATCGCCGGGCACGTATGGACCTACAACCCGCGCTACATTAGCGGCATCGACGTCGGCTTCTCGATTCCCTTGGAGGAGTTGTTGTTTTTCATCGCCATCCCGGTGTGCGGCCTGCTGACCTATTCGGCGGTCAGCGCGATCCTCGCCATGCCGCGCGGCCGCCGATGA
- a CDS encoding DUF732 domain-containing protein translates to MNVTRLAMAAVAAVAAPIVLAAPSHADPDTDFANQLHTFGIYGPRDYNAWIGKITCKRLATGLDKDTYASAKFILTNLPLNSTQGQAIQFLGAAIATYCPDQVGVLQRAAVQ, encoded by the coding sequence ATGAACGTTACGAGGCTTGCCATGGCCGCCGTTGCGGCCGTCGCGGCGCCGATTGTCCTGGCCGCGCCGTCGCACGCCGATCCCGATACGGATTTCGCGAACCAGCTTCACACCTTCGGGATCTACGGGCCTCGTGATTACAACGCGTGGATCGGCAAGATCACCTGCAAGCGACTGGCCACCGGCCTCGATAAAGACACCTACGCGTCCGCCAAGTTCATCCTGACCAACCTGCCGTTGAACAGCACCCAGGGCCAGGCGATCCAGTTCCTGGGCGCAGCGATCGCCACGTACTGCCCGGACCAGGTCGGCGTACTGCAGCGGGCGGCCGTTCAGTAG
- a CDS encoding MMPL/RND family transporter: MTDLQTKTKKNPLIPRFVRAFSVPIVLLWLGLVVVLSVAVPSLEQVSQEHTVSLAPEDAPSMQAMKQVGKTFQEFDSNSSAMVLLEGDQHLGAEAHQYYDTLIQKLRADTKHVEHIQDFWGDPLTAAGSQSADGKAAYVQLYLAGNQGEALANESIDAVTKIVEANPPPAGIKVFVTGPTALSHDQHNAGDSAVKMIEGITIAVIFVMLLLVYRSITTVILVLVMVFAELTAARGVIAFLGHYELIGLSTFAVNLLATLAIAAATDYAIFLIGRYHEARLAGEDRETAFYSMYHGTAHVILGSGLTIAGATFCLHFTRLPYFQSLGFPLAIGMLVVVFAALTLGAAVISIGGRFGLFEPKRKLNTHTWRRVGTAVVRWPGPILVASIALSLIGLLALPSYKTNYNDRYYLPGDIPANQGYAAADRHFPQARMNPELLLVETDHDVRNPADMLVVDRIAKSVFHIPGIGRVQTITRPLGTPIEHTSIPFIISMQGTNQTMNMSYLQDRMKDMLKMGDELQVTIDTMERMLALTKEMVGITHSMVGKTKQMVADTNQIRDQIANFDDFFRPIRNYLYWEPHCYDIPLCYSIRSIFDALDGIDTLSGDLGALVVDMDRLDVLMPKMVLIMPPMIANMKAMKTTMLTMQSTMGGLQNQMDAMQQNATALGQAYDASKNDDSFYLPPEVFDNPEFKRGLKMFVSPDGKAVRFIISHEGDPATPEGISHIDKIKNAAFEAIKGTPLEGSKVYLGGTASVYKDMQHGANYDLMIAGIAALCLIFIIMLVITRSVVAAAVIVGTVVLSLGASFGLSVLLWQHILGQPLHWLVLAMAVIILLAVGSDYNLLLVARFKEEIHAGLNTGIIRAMAGSGSVVTSAGLVFAFTMASMSVSPLRVGGQVGTTIALGLLFDTLVVRSFMTPAIAALLGKWFWWPQRVRQRPVPQPWPSPAEATERPSVDASAPGNSP, encoded by the coding sequence ATGACCGATCTCCAGACCAAGACCAAGAAGAACCCGCTGATCCCCCGGTTCGTTCGGGCCTTCTCGGTTCCGATCGTGCTGCTCTGGCTCGGCCTCGTCGTCGTTCTCAGCGTCGCGGTGCCGTCACTGGAGCAGGTGAGCCAAGAGCACACGGTGTCGTTGGCGCCCGAGGACGCGCCGTCGATGCAGGCGATGAAGCAGGTCGGCAAGACCTTCCAGGAGTTCGACTCCAACAGCAGCGCGATGGTCCTGCTGGAAGGCGACCAGCATTTGGGCGCCGAGGCGCACCAGTACTACGACACCCTGATCCAGAAGCTGCGCGCCGACACCAAGCACGTCGAACACATCCAGGATTTCTGGGGCGATCCGCTGACCGCCGCCGGCTCTCAGAGCGCCGACGGCAAGGCCGCCTACGTTCAGCTGTACCTTGCGGGCAACCAGGGCGAAGCGCTGGCCAACGAGTCGATCGACGCGGTCACCAAGATCGTCGAGGCCAATCCGCCACCGGCCGGAATCAAGGTCTTCGTCACCGGCCCAACGGCATTGAGCCACGATCAACACAACGCCGGCGACTCAGCAGTCAAGATGATCGAGGGCATCACCATTGCCGTCATCTTCGTGATGCTGCTCTTGGTCTACCGCTCCATCACGACGGTGATCCTCGTTCTGGTCATGGTGTTCGCCGAACTCACCGCGGCCCGAGGCGTCATCGCCTTCCTCGGCCACTACGAGCTCATCGGCCTGTCGACCTTCGCGGTGAATCTGCTGGCGACCCTGGCGATTGCGGCGGCCACTGACTACGCGATCTTCCTGATCGGCCGCTACCACGAGGCGAGGCTGGCCGGCGAAGACCGTGAGACGGCCTTCTACTCGATGTACCACGGCACCGCCCACGTGATTCTGGGCTCGGGCCTGACCATCGCGGGTGCGACGTTCTGTCTGCACTTCACCCGCCTGCCCTATTTCCAATCGCTGGGCTTCCCGCTGGCCATCGGCATGTTGGTCGTGGTGTTCGCGGCACTAACCCTTGGCGCCGCCGTCATCTCGATCGGCGGCCGGTTCGGATTGTTCGAGCCCAAGCGCAAACTGAACACCCACACCTGGCGGCGCGTCGGAACCGCGGTGGTCCGCTGGCCCGGACCGATTCTTGTCGCCTCGATCGCACTGTCCCTGATCGGACTGCTGGCGCTGCCGTCGTACAAAACCAACTACAACGACCGCTACTACCTGCCCGGCGACATTCCGGCCAATCAGGGCTACGCGGCCGCCGACCGGCACTTCCCGCAAGCCCGGATGAATCCCGAATTACTGCTCGTCGAAACCGACCACGATGTGCGCAACCCGGCCGACATGCTCGTCGTCGACCGGATCGCCAAATCGGTCTTCCACATTCCTGGCATCGGCCGGGTGCAGACCATCACCCGCCCGCTGGGGACCCCGATCGAACACACCTCGATCCCGTTCATCATCAGCATGCAGGGCACCAACCAGACGATGAACATGTCCTATCTGCAAGACCGCATGAAGGACATGCTGAAGATGGGCGATGAGCTGCAGGTCACCATCGACACGATGGAGCGCATGCTGGCGCTGACCAAAGAGATGGTCGGCATCACCCACAGCATGGTCGGCAAGACCAAGCAGATGGTCGCCGACACCAACCAGATCCGGGACCAGATCGCCAATTTCGACGATTTCTTCCGTCCGATCCGCAACTACTTGTACTGGGAACCGCACTGCTACGACATCCCACTCTGCTACTCGATACGGTCGATCTTCGATGCGCTCGACGGAATCGACACGCTCAGTGGCGATCTCGGGGCGCTGGTCGTCGACATGGACCGCCTCGACGTCCTGATGCCGAAGATGGTCCTGATCATGCCGCCGATGATCGCCAACATGAAGGCCATGAAGACGACGATGCTGACGATGCAGTCGACGATGGGCGGCCTGCAGAATCAGATGGACGCGATGCAGCAGAACGCGACCGCGCTGGGACAGGCCTACGACGCGTCGAAGAACGACGATTCGTTCTATCTGCCACCCGAGGTTTTCGACAATCCGGAATTCAAGCGCGGCCTGAAGATGTTCGTCTCGCCGGACGGAAAAGCGGTGCGGTTCATCATCTCCCATGAAGGAGATCCCGCGACGCCGGAAGGCATCTCGCACATCGACAAGATCAAGAACGCCGCGTTCGAGGCGATCAAGGGCACCCCGCTGGAGGGGTCGAAGGTCTATCTGGGCGGCACCGCGTCGGTCTACAAGGATATGCAGCACGGCGCCAACTACGACCTGATGATCGCCGGCATCGCGGCACTGTGCCTGATCTTCATCATCATGTTGGTGATCACCAGAAGTGTGGTGGCGGCGGCCGTGATCGTGGGCACGGTGGTGCTGTCGCTTGGCGCTTCGTTCGGGCTCTCAGTCCTGCTCTGGCAGCACATACTCGGTCAGCCGCTGCACTGGCTGGTGCTCGCGATGGCGGTGATCATCCTGCTGGCGGTGGGATCGGACTACAACCTGCTCCTGGTGGCCCGGTTCAAGGAGGAGATCCACGCCGGGCTGAACACCGGGATCATCCGGGCGATGGCCGGCAGCGGGTCGGTGGTGACGTCGGCCGGTTTGGTGTTCGCCTTCACGATGGCCTCGATGTCGGTCAGCCCGCTGCGGGTCGGTGGCCAGGTGGGAACGACGATCGCTCTGGGTTTGTTGTTCGACACGCTGGTGGTGCGCTCGTTCATGACGCCGGCCATCGCAGCGCTTCTCGGCAAGTGGTTCTGGTGGCCCCAGCGGGTGCGTCAGCGCCCGGTACCACAACCGTGGCCCTCGCCCGCGGAAGCGACGGAGCGACCGTCCGTGGATGCCAGCGCGCCTGGCAACTCTCCGTGA
- a CDS encoding class I SAM-dependent methyltransferase, with protein sequence MAIDVPAAFDVGAHAYDKLVGANPGYHDHLRISARRMRIPHGGRGVRLLDAGCGTAASTAALLAVAPHAEIVAVDASAGMLAEATAKSWPDTVRFVHSPIETISEAGVRGPFDGIFAAYLVRNLADPDAQLRAFQQLLRPGGTLAVHEYSVRDSPAAKAIWNAVCWGIIIPSGWRQTRDSTLYRHLWRSVNTFDGAAAFQRRLAAAGFTGVHSETMPGWQRDIVHTFLAEAPR encoded by the coding sequence ATGGCCATAGACGTTCCCGCCGCCTTCGACGTGGGCGCGCACGCCTACGACAAGCTGGTCGGCGCGAATCCCGGCTATCACGATCATCTGCGAATATCGGCGCGGCGGATGCGAATTCCGCACGGCGGGCGTGGGGTTCGCCTGCTCGACGCCGGCTGCGGGACGGCAGCGTCGACGGCCGCGCTACTCGCAGTGGCACCGCACGCCGAGATCGTCGCCGTCGACGCCTCAGCAGGCATGCTGGCCGAGGCGACCGCGAAATCCTGGCCCGATACGGTCCGGTTCGTGCACAGCCCGATCGAGACCATCAGCGAGGCCGGCGTGCGCGGTCCGTTCGACGGCATCTTCGCGGCCTACCTCGTGCGTAACCTCGCCGACCCCGACGCTCAACTGCGAGCGTTTCAGCAGCTCCTGCGGCCGGGCGGGACGCTGGCCGTGCATGAGTATTCGGTGCGTGATTCGCCTGCCGCCAAGGCGATCTGGAATGCCGTCTGCTGGGGGATCATCATTCCGTCCGGTTGGCGACAGACCCGGGACAGCACGCTGTACCGACACCTGTGGCGTAGCGTCAACACCTTCGACGGTGCCGCAGCGTTCCAACGACGGCTGGCTGCGGCGGGCTTCACCGGAGTGCATAGCGAGACGATGCCTGGCTGGCAGCGCGACATCGTGCACACCTTTCTGGCCGAGGCGCCGCGATGA
- a CDS encoding SRPBCC family protein, whose protein sequence is MAGPVERVLIQDVPGAPDDVRAHYVDLNNIRDVHPLVVSVETLSRTDTGDGYVQVYRVRDRIPLRIMTLPITYTARLEVPSAGPVLTQARQFPAVHLDSVVSFDPIPTGTRLTERIRFTAPWPLLAVTVRQAVEAHKEMLAGIRRHFEIGG, encoded by the coding sequence ATGGCCGGCCCTGTCGAACGCGTCCTCATCCAGGACGTGCCCGGCGCCCCCGACGACGTTCGGGCTCACTACGTCGATCTGAACAACATCAGGGACGTCCACCCGTTGGTGGTGTCGGTCGAAACCCTGTCGCGCACGGATACCGGCGACGGCTACGTACAGGTCTACCGCGTCCGCGACCGCATCCCGCTGCGCATCATGACGTTGCCGATCACCTACACGGCCAGGCTTGAGGTGCCGTCGGCCGGCCCGGTGCTCACGCAGGCTCGTCAGTTCCCCGCCGTTCACCTGGACTCGGTGGTCTCCTTCGATCCGATACCAACGGGAACCCGGCTGACCGAACGGATCCGGTTCACCGCGCCGTGGCCGCTGCTGGCCGTCACCGTCCGCCAGGCGGTCGAGGCCCACAAGGAGATGCTGGCCGGCATCCGCCGGCATTTCGAGATTGGCGGCTAG
- a CDS encoding phytoene/squalene synthase family protein, with amino-acid sequence MIHTELHAAGIDDARLRESYRYCRRLNAEHGRTYFLATRLLAPSQRPAVHALYGFARYADDILDDMDAGTSTTEREQRLDRLSAKFFSGMADEKEPVLAAVLHTARTYRIPLELFDDFLTSMRMDLTVTDYPDRPALNRYMRGSAAAIGLEMLPILGTVGPEAEAAPYAEALGQAFQLTNFLRDVDEDLERDRVYLPADELAAFDVDRDVLTWCHQNRQTDPKVRRALAAQHDVARAVYREARKGIALLAPRSRPCVATAFTLYSEILDRIEAIDFAVFSQRASVGVGRRLQVLAAGLIRARRARGYGAA; translated from the coding sequence ATGATCCACACCGAGTTGCACGCCGCAGGGATCGACGATGCTCGATTGCGCGAGTCCTACCGGTACTGCCGGCGTCTCAACGCCGAGCACGGCCGGACCTACTTCTTGGCTACCCGGTTGCTGGCGCCATCGCAGCGGCCGGCAGTGCACGCGCTGTACGGGTTTGCCCGATACGCGGACGATATCCTTGACGACATGGACGCCGGCACCAGCACAACCGAGCGTGAGCAACGCCTTGACCGGTTATCGGCCAAGTTCTTCAGTGGCATGGCCGACGAGAAAGAACCCGTCCTGGCCGCTGTGCTGCACACCGCCCGCACCTACCGCATCCCCCTGGAATTGTTCGACGACTTCCTGACGTCGATGCGGATGGACCTGACCGTCACCGACTATCCGGACCGTCCGGCGCTCAACCGCTACATGCGCGGCTCGGCCGCCGCGATCGGCCTGGAGATGTTGCCGATCCTTGGAACCGTCGGGCCCGAAGCTGAGGCCGCGCCGTATGCCGAGGCCCTGGGCCAGGCATTTCAGCTGACAAATTTTCTGCGCGATGTCGACGAGGACCTGGAACGCGACCGGGTGTATCTGCCCGCGGACGAACTTGCCGCCTTCGACGTGGATCGCGACGTGCTGACGTGGTGTCACCAAAACCGTCAGACCGACCCCAAGGTGCGCCGTGCACTGGCCGCTCAGCATGACGTCGCCCGCGCGGTCTACCGGGAAGCCCGCAAGGGTATCGCGTTGCTCGCTCCGCGGTCGAGACCCTGTGTGGCAACAGCATTCACGTTGTATTCCGAGATCCTGGACCGCATCGAGGCCATCGATTTCGCGGTGTTCAGCCAGCGGGCCTCCGTCGGCGTTGGACGGCGACTACAGGTCCTCGCAGCGGGACTGATTCGGGCTCGCCGTGCCCGTGGGTACGGTGCGGCCTGA
- a CDS encoding SDR family NAD(P)-dependent oxidoreductase yields the protein MTQLNGKVALVTGASSGLGAATAQLFAERGATVFGIARDAERMATVFESVPGGAYASVDITSAQACRDAVAQCIERFGRIDVLVNAAGFHQMRNTTSVTDEDWDYDLAVNLNGPFYLIRAALPHLLEVGGNIVNVASIAGIEGEVYSAAYCAAKHGLVGMTKALAIEYTKEQLRVNVICPGGMLTPQVTEFKTPDDADWNLIMRIAAPRGMMAPVDVAKVIAFLASDDAVTIHGAVYNVDNGKTAG from the coding sequence ATGACACAGCTGAACGGGAAAGTCGCGCTGGTGACGGGCGCATCGTCGGGCCTCGGGGCCGCGACGGCGCAATTGTTCGCCGAGCGCGGAGCCACGGTATTCGGCATCGCACGCGATGCCGAGCGGATGGCGACGGTTTTCGAATCGGTTCCCGGCGGCGCGTACGCGTCGGTCGACATCACCAGCGCCCAGGCCTGCCGCGACGCCGTCGCCCAGTGCATCGAACGCTTCGGCAGGATCGATGTGCTGGTCAATGCGGCGGGCTTTCACCAGATGCGGAACACCACGTCGGTCACCGACGAGGACTGGGATTACGACCTCGCGGTCAACCTCAACGGCCCGTTCTATCTGATCCGGGCAGCGCTGCCACATCTGCTGGAGGTCGGCGGCAATATCGTCAACGTCGCCTCCATCGCCGGTATCGAGGGCGAGGTCTATTCCGCGGCGTACTGCGCAGCCAAACACGGGCTGGTCGGGATGACCAAGGCCCTGGCGATCGAATACACCAAGGAGCAGTTGCGGGTGAACGTGATCTGCCCGGGCGGCATGCTCACCCCGCAGGTGACGGAGTTCAAAACCCCCGACGACGCGGACTGGAACCTGATCATGCGGATCGCCGCGCCCCGCGGAATGATGGCGCCGGTCGATGTGGCAAAGGTGATCGCCTTCCTTGCCAGCGACGACGCCGTCACCATCCACGGCGCGGTCTACAACGTCGACAATGGCAAGACGGCGGGCTAG
- a CDS encoding lycopene cyclase domain-containing protein: protein MTGLGYTLPAVVAVVVVVALELAVLRTGLFAKAAYWISFAIVVAFQVIVDGWLTKLSAPIVIYNEQHSSGVRFPWDIPVEDFLFGWAMVTAVLLMWEKQRPKDQDQQWP, encoded by the coding sequence ATGACGGGCCTCGGTTACACCCTGCCCGCCGTCGTCGCGGTGGTGGTGGTCGTTGCGCTGGAACTCGCAGTATTGCGCACCGGGCTGTTCGCGAAGGCCGCATACTGGATTTCTTTTGCCATTGTGGTGGCATTCCAGGTGATCGTCGACGGGTGGCTGACCAAGCTGTCGGCGCCGATCGTCATCTACAACGAGCAGCACAGCAGCGGGGTGCGGTTCCCGTGGGACATCCCGGTGGAGGATTTCCTGTTCGGCTGGGCGATGGTTACCGCGGTGCTGCTGATGTGGGAGAAGCAGCGCCCCAAGGATCAGGACCAGCAATGGCCATAG